The following coding sequences lie in one Lolium perenne isolate Kyuss_39 chromosome 2, Kyuss_2.0, whole genome shotgun sequence genomic window:
- the LOC127331101 gene encoding uncharacterized protein, translated as MAPFGDGGMAAGPFGDGGDEAEEDARWGWDPLRSGSAPPTMDGAVAARMAADGLLPLAAAGGGGGGGPFFSGAAAGFGPRLSDVGRHRGVVGQDHFDNSALLSKSLAGIQLNGSGDFDGRFGPRRVDRVGAMTDYSIYDMGSTWTEQDAEFHRHPNHFVSNMGKMNSFGRRDLDSAYLSDSDLSDTFSGLRLSNRTPSNRTPFDERSHEKELFDEMLLHRRDFNSNMNDDHRSPSAGSIFSTPRSDHFDLRSPRGNALRRQNSSIDAPNDRMNHHHHINNVGHLSFAEKLTLMQLGNLHGESNYHRNGATTNMINPLSNRNNTIRDMDLARNRRAYLEDHFVRQQNDDDYLPKSGLSYHSNRLYHDEPRVPYSRVQRSGSHIHPNLGSISCHGDQQSRLFSTNRRSGGRNMGLHNNQDNAVAQYVESLDRNVDDSLELLDAVGHVMNVSVDQHGSRFIQQKLEEASAEDREKIFPEILDNAIALTTDVFGNYVIQKFFEFATESQLTQLADKLNGHILNLSFQMYGCRVVQKVIEVVDMDRKIHIVHELKNSVLKCINDQNGNHVIQKCIECVPEDRILFVIEPILAQICMLCTHQYGCRVIQRVLEHCHDPATQSAVMNEIVQHALGLTEDKYGNYVVQHVLQHGKPEERSSIIQKLSGQVVILSQQKYASNVVEKCLAFGTADERDGLIREIVSCGQTFQALMKDQFGNYVVQKVLQTCDDKYLEMILSSIKVHLDELKNYTYGKHIVARVEKLIITGENRVRMVSKTCQCQQPSKCTDVDAKSS; from the exons ATGGCTCCGTTCGGGGACGGCGGGATGGCGGCGGGCCCGTTCGGCGACGGCggggacgaggcggaggaggacgccagGTGGGGCTGGGACCCGCTGCGCAGCGGGAGCGCGCCGCCCACCATGGACGGCGCCGTCGCCGCGCGGATGGCCGCCGACGGGCTGCTGCCTCTTGCCgccgccggcggtggcggcggcgggggacccTTCTTCTCCGGGGCGGCGGCCGGGTTCGGCCCCAGGCTCAGCGACGTGGGAAGGCACCGCGGGGTCGTCGGCCAG GACCATTTTGACAACTCTGCTTTACTATCAAAAAGTTTGGCAGGCATCCAGCTTAATGGCAGTGGAgactttgatgggagatttggacCGAGGAGAGTTGACCGTGTTGGTGCAATGACAGACTACTCCATATATGATATGGGTTCAACATGGACAGAACAGGATGCTGAATTTCATAGGCACCCAAATCACTTCGTGtcaaacatgggaaagatgaattcTTTCGGTAGAAGGGACCTTGATTCTGCATATCTTTCTGATTCTGATCTCTCAGATACATTCTCTGGGCTGAGGCTATCTAATAGGACACCATCTAATAGGACACCATTTGATGAAAGGAGTCATGAGAAAGAGCTCTTTGATGAAATGCTCTTACATCGTAGAGATTTCAACTCTAATATGAATGATGATCACCGTTCTCCTTCAGCTGGTAGTATTTTCAGCACACCTAGGTCTGATCACTTTGATCTCCGCTCGCCGCGTGGAAATGCTTTACGCAGGCAGAACAGTTCAATTGATGCCCCCAATGATAGGATGAATCACCACCACCACATTAACAATGTAGGTCACCTATCCTTTGCTGAAAAGCTAACTTTGATGCAGTTGGGAAATTTGCATGGAGAATCTAATTATCACCGCAATGGAGCTACAACAAATATGATAAACCCTTTGAGCAATAGAAACAATACCATTAGAGACATGGATTTGGCTAGGAATCGTAGGGCATATCTTGAGGACCATTTTGTACGGCAGCAGAATGATGATGATTATCTACCAAAATCTGGTCTCTCATATCATAGCAACAGGCTCTATCACGATGAGCCTCGTGTGCCTTATTCAAGAGTGCAAAGATCAGGGTCCCACATTCATCCTAATTTGGGGAGCATCTCATGTCATGGTGACCAGCAATCACGGCTATTCTCAACTAATAGAAGGTCAGGTGGTAGAAATATGGGCCTACATAACAATCAAGATAATGCAGTAGCACAGTATGTTGAATCTTTGGATAGAAATGTTGATGATTCCTTGGAGCTACTTGATGCAGTTGGTCATGTTATGAACGTCAG TGTGGATCAGCATGGAAGTCGATTTATTCAACAGAAACTAGAAGAAGCATCAGCTGAGGATAGGGAAAAGATCTTTCCAGAGATACTAGACAATGCTATTGCTCTAACAACAGATGTGTTTGGTAATTATGTGATTCAGAAG TTTTTTGAGTTTGCTACAGAGAGCCAGTTGACCCAGTTAGCAGATAAACTCAACGGTCATATTTTGAATCTTAGCTTTCAGATGTATGGTTGCAGAGTTGTTCAAAAG GTTATTGAGGTAGTTGATATGGACAGGAAGATTCATATTGTTCATGAGCTCAAGAATTCTGTTCTCAAATGTATTAATGATCAGAATGGCAACCATGTAATCCAGAAGTGCATTGAGTGTGTTCCTGAAGACCGTATCCTATTTGTTATAGAGCCTATACTAGCGCAAATTTGTATGCTTTGTACTCACCAATATGGCTGCAGAGTTATTCAG AGAGTTTTGGAGCATTGCCATGATCCAGCGACACAAAGTGCTGTGATGAACGAAATTGTGCAGCATGCTTTAGGGTTGACAGAAGATAAATATGGGAACTATGTTGTTCAA CATGTCTTGCAACATGGGAAGCCAGAGGAGCGATCATCCATTATTCAGAAGCTCTCTGGGCAAGTGGTGATCTTGAGCCAGCAGAAATATGCATCTAATGTTGTTGAAAAATGTTTGGCCTTTGGAACTGCTGATGAACGTGATGGCCTTATAAGGGAGATTGTTTCTTGTGGTCAAACATTTCAG GCACTGATGAAGGATCAGTTTGGCAACTATGTTGTACAGAAAGTCCTTCAGACATGTGATGACAAATACCTTGAGATGATTCTGTCAAGCATCAAGGTTCACTTGGACGAACTGAAGAACTACACATATGGAAAACATATCGTTGCGCGGGTTGAGAAGTTAATCATCACTGGAG AAAACCGGGTGCGTATGGTGTCCAAGACTTGCCAATGTCAACAGCCATCGAAGTGTACAGATGTTGATGCCAAATCTTCTTAA